Within the Senegalia massiliensis genome, the region GCTGGAAGTGGATCAATTGGTATAGAATTTTTAAGTAGAGGAGCAGAAAAATGCTTTTTTATAGATAATGAAATTAATAGTTATAAGACTATAATAGAAAATCTAGAAAAAACTAATTTTAAAAATAAATCAGAGATCTATAAAATGAATTATAATAATGCTCTTAATCTTTTTAGAGATAAAAATATTAAGTTTCATTATATATTTTTAGATCCTCCATATAAAAAAAATTTAATTATTGAAAGTATAAAACTTATAGAAAAATATGATTTATTAACTGAAGATGGAGTAATAATAGCTGAACATGAAAAAGATTTAAATCTTAATATTTTTAATGAAAAATATAATATAAATATAAGAAATTATGGAGAAAC harbors:
- the rsmD gene encoding 16S rRNA (guanine(966)-N(2))-methyltransferase RsmD, which codes for MRVITGTAKGHKLKAPKGTNTRPTTDKMKETLFNIINVYSDDIVLDLFAGSGSIGIEFLSRGAEKCFFIDNEINSYKTIIENLEKTNFKNKSEIYKMNYNNALNLFRDKNIKFHYIFLDPPYKKNLIIESIKLIEKYDLLTEDGVIIAEHEKDLNLNIFNEKYNINIRNYGETSISFFKIQEA